Below is a genomic region from Spirosoma radiotolerans.
GACCACCCCATGCCAGCCTATAAATGATCTCCCCTGCGTCTCAAGTGGAGCGTTTAATAAGATTGAGAACTCAGTAGTATTAATCCTAAGACCCCGTACTTTAGCCAACATAACGTTAGATTATACAATATCAATTACAGCTACCTTAGGCGTTGGAAATTTCGCAGTCACAAGTGCTAAGTGACAATTTCCTGGTATGATTCTTTTTGACGAGTGCCGAATGATTAGTAAACCTGAGGAATGGTTAACGGCTTTTATTTTTCAAGAACATAAATTTTCTTTTCATCATAATCCCAAACCGTTTTGTACTGCTCGAAAAAGCGGTATCCAAAGCAGATATAGTTGGCCTCCGTAATTTGCATTCCCTTTCTAAATGGCGCTGTTTGTTCAAGGCTGAAGGGCGCAATACCTTTTACACTTACGTTAAAGCTTCCGTTTATCACTAGGTTATTCACATCGACCGTCGAATCATCGTAGCCATTTTTTCCGGCGTCAACCAGCAGCTTCTTCTTTTTCAGAACGTTCGCTGCCTGATCCTCCAATTGGATCAATCCATATTGCCCTGTATCAAATGAGCCAAGCAGGTCAACCCCTCCGATCTTTACGCGAACCATTGGGTGATTAGGCAGCCTCCTGGTTTCAAAATTGAGAACGGCCACTACCTTTTCACCTTTCAGGAAGTCCTTTGACCGTTTTCGATCCTGTGTGACTTTATAAAAAGTGAGCTTTCTCTTTACATAATCGAGTTTAAACAGATACCCCTTGAAAAAATCATGTCCGATATACCCAATGCAATCGGGCGTGATGTGATCCTGAAGAAAATCAAGATTAGCACTGGTAATATTCAACAGGTTACGGTAAGTAAGGCCGTTCTTAAATTTAACTTCGGCAATGGTATCGTTCATGTTTGACACAAATGATTGACCGCTTCCAACCTGTCCCTTACTTACCGCTCGTTTACGCGGTAAGTTTACCAGGTTGTCGTTGATTTCAATGTAGCACTTATTGCCGGTATCGAACATAAATTTCCCCTTAACGCCATTTACTTCTGCCGATACAAAAGGGAAAGCGTCGACAAGTGTCAATGGGAATACGATACTATCCCCCTGGAGTTCGGGTCCATGCTGAAGGGCCGGTTCTGAAGGGCGTTGCGCTACAACACGTAGCATAGCGATGCTTAGCAAAAAAAGTAAAATTGTCTTTTTCATGGGATTGGCTGGTGGTTATCAATCGTATTGAAACTCATCAGGCACAAGCACATTTAATAGGCTTATGCCTGATGTCGATTTCATGACAGGCTTTATGATGCAGCTAAAAAAGAATTAACTTCCTTAACAAAGTCCGGGCTATATTGAAACAGCGCGCCATGCCCTGAATCGCTCCACAGAATGAGTTTTGAATTGATCAGGTACTGGGCTAGCGTGAATGAATTGATGGAAGGCATAATCAAATCGTTGGTTCCGTTTACGATCAAAACAGGCTGTTTAATACGGCGCAGCTGCTGGTATTCCGGATCTTTTTCATACCCGTAGGTGATGATGGCTGTTGCCTGTGCATTAACCGTTGCTCCGGTCGTAGGGGTATCGCGGTTCTCTTTTCTTCGTTGCAGACGTTCCAAGAATTGTTCGCCAGCTTCTACACCGTTCGCTGTTTTTGTGAAAAATATATTTCGCAGAACCTTGGCAGGACCATCCGACATACCAGCGGTTACCACGTTCACAATGTCGGTTATTCCTTCACTGCCTTTTGGGCCGGTACCTGCCAGAATGACTTTGCTTACCAATTCAGGATACCCTTCTGCCAGGTTTTGTGCAATAAAACCGCCTAATGAAAAGCCAAGCAGATATACTTCTTTCAGACCTAATGCCTGAATGAAGGCATAGGCATCATTGGCCATTTCGGCTACTGTAGCGGGCGTATCGCCTTCGCTGCTACCGACACCCTTGTTATCAAATAAGATGATCGGGTGTGTTTTGGCCAATTCATTGGTTAGGGCCGGGTCCCAGTTATCTAACGTACCGGTAAAGTGTTGCAGGAATACAATAGGTATGCCTTCTGGCTGCCCCAATGATCGATAGGCGAATTTTGCACCGTTTACATCGATAAAGGCGGTTGGCACGGTTTCGTGTGTAGGTGTATGGGTGCTGCTGGTTAAAGAAAGTGACATGATGTTGTAATTTATGCTCGAGCTTCTTCCTGCTGGAAGAAGAAGCTCGATTGGAAGAATTTATTTTTGCTGTTGTTCTGGCTATTACTTGCTTTCGGCAGTCAGTATAGCGGCCAGCTTATCCGGCATAGAAATGAATGGAGTATGGCTGCTTTGCAGGGTATACACCTTATCAACTTTGCTATTTTTTACCATGTATTGTTGGGCAGGATAGCTAATCGCATGGTCGTTTTCTGTGTGGATATATACCTTCCTGATACTGCCAAAATTCTTTTCCGTCAGTTGTACCGGGGTAGCAAGGGGTAGCAAGGGTTCTGCTTTAATCGTAGCGGCAATATATTCCTGAACCTGCTGAGGGGCATCGGCCGCGAAAATATCTGCTACCCCTTCTTTGGCAATGATTGCCGCGCCATGCTCCTTATCGACGGTAAGAAACTTGCCGATATGCGAAGCGGGGTCCCCTTTTGCCAGGCCTAAAAGGCTGTCGCCATTATGCGGAAGGGCTGCTGCCAGATAGATCAGTTTTTTGATTTGTGAAGGGATTTCTTCGGCCACCTGGCTGATCACCAGTCCGGCAAAACTATGGCCCACCAAAACTACATTGGTGCGGGTGCCGATTGCTGCTTTTACCTGGCCAACATACGTTTGCAAGGTGATACCGGCAAATGAAGTGGTATCGTTTCCATGGCCTGCCAGATTAACCTTAATCACCTCCTCGCCCTGGGCCGTTAACAAAGGGGTTACTGCATCCCATGCCGATGCATCTGACCAGGCGCCGTGAACCAGTACGACCGTTTTAGAATTTTTGCTGGTTGTGTTTTGGGCCTGAGCCGAAAAACCTAGTACACTCATGGCCATTGCTATTATTGTTGCTTTCATGATTTGAGGTGCCTACTTGTTTATGATTAGGACACCACAAACCTCGGGCTCTGTTGCGGCAATAAGTTTAACCCAGGTTAAAATCGAAAAACCCGCTAAAGAACTTGTTTAGCAGGTTTCAGTAGGTATCGCCAGAAGATGCCGGGTTTTACTTTCCAACCATTCGTTTCCGAATCCGGCTCAGGGATGGTCCCTGGATACCCAGGTAAGAGGCAATATGGTAGAGTGGTACCGAATTAAAAATAGTGGGATGTTTCTCCATCATTTCCCGGTAGCGGTCTTCCGGCGTTTTAAATAAAAAACCTTCGGTATTGCTCATAACTTCATGAAAAGCCGTTTCGGCAACAATTCTTCCAAACCGTTCCCATTGGTGTGACTGTCCGTACAGTTCATTCAGATGATCAATATGTATATAGAGTATATGCGAATCAACCATAGCCTCCGTGTAATAATCGCAGGCTGTTTGGGCTAAGAAACTTTTATAGGAGGCTACAAACTGGT
It encodes:
- a CDS encoding Crp/Fnr family transcriptional regulator, producing the protein MLENKIETEIDVLRTILGSAGMKPEAFDLSLPYWQSRQYKKGEFYNEYRNVCKHLGFVINGVFRIYRVNNDTGEEKNMLFFTNHQFVASYKSFLAQTACDYYTEAMVDSHILYIHIDHLNELYGQSHQWERFGRIVAETAFHEVMSNTEGFLFKTPEDRYREMMEKHPTIFNSVPLYHIASYLGIQGPSLSRIRKRMVGK
- a CDS encoding alpha/beta fold hydrolase yields the protein MKATIIAMAMSVLGFSAQAQNTTSKNSKTVVLVHGAWSDASAWDAVTPLLTAQGEEVIKVNLAGHGNDTTSFAGITLQTYVGQVKAAIGTRTNVVLVGHSFAGLVISQVAEEIPSQIKKLIYLAAALPHNGDSLLGLAKGDPASHIGKFLTVDKEHGAAIIAKEGVADIFAADAPQQVQEYIAATIKAEPLLPLATPVQLTEKNFGSIRKVYIHTENDHAISYPAQQYMVKNSKVDKVYTLQSSHTPFISMPDKLAAILTAESK
- a CDS encoding alpha/beta fold hydrolase, whose translation is MSLSLTSSTHTPTHETVPTAFIDVNGAKFAYRSLGQPEGIPIVFLQHFTGTLDNWDPALTNELAKTHPIILFDNKGVGSSEGDTPATVAEMANDAYAFIQALGLKEVYLLGFSLGGFIAQNLAEGYPELVSKVILAGTGPKGSEGITDIVNVVTAGMSDGPAKVLRNIFFTKTANGVEAGEQFLERLQRRKENRDTPTTGATVNAQATAIITYGYEKDPEYQQLRRIKQPVLIVNGTNDLIMPSINSFTLAQYLINSKLILWSDSGHGALFQYSPDFVKEVNSFLAAS